Genomic window (Gloeomargarita sp. SKYB120):
GGCCAGCAGGTTGGATTGGGAGCCAAATTCAATCACCACGTGTTTCCCTGCATCCAAGTCCCGCAGGATTTGCTGGACGTAGTTGTTGGCCGACGCTGAGCGAATGTAGGACAGGTTTTCCAGGCGCTGGAGCTTGCGTTGCAGGGCCATGATGGCAGCGGGACTTCCCCGCCGGGTCTGGCAGAATTCCTGAATGTCATCGTTGGACAACTGCAACAGTTGAGCGATCCACTGGTTGCCGTACTCCGCCCGCAGGATGTTGGCGTTTTCGATGCTGGCTTCCGAGAGATTCAACACTTCCCGCAGCAACTCCAGGTCTTCCACCTCAATTTGGTCCAGGCTAATCCACAGCTCTTGGGCCTGGGGGACGCCCCGCCGCTTGGTCGAGGCCGGGTCGAGGGTATAAATCTGCACCTGGTCGGGAAACAACTGTTTCAACCCCTTGACCATTGAGACGTCGCGCCCCTCTTTCATCGCCTCCCAGCCGTACTCCGAGTGCATGTCAAAGATCAAATTCACCGCCGCCTGCTTGTGAATGATCCCGCACAGGAGCAGCCGGGTGAGAAACGATTTACCCGTCCCCGATTTCCCGAAAATGCCGTTGCTGCGCTCCACAAACCGGTCCAGGTCAATACAGATGGGCACGTCCATGTCCAGGGGCCGCCCGATGGCGAAGTTGCGCCGGTGCGGGTCGTCCTCCCAACCGAACACTGAGCGAAAATCCTGTTCCGACGCCTCGTACACCTGGCTGAAATGACTTGGCACCGTTTTGACCGGCAGGAGTTCCATGGGCTGGTCGCCATCGCCCGTGACCAAAACCAACATGGGGTTGAGCGTAATCGTGGAATAGGTGCCGGTACCCGCCAACACTTGGGTAAGAAAGTGGTTGTGGGGCGCGGGGGGGTCCGCCAGGATCCGAGGGCTCGCAGTTCCCAATGCCACATCCGTCAACATACAAAAAAAGCGAGCACGCCGTCCCTGCACCACCAAAAATTTCCCTACCCGCAAATCCTCCACCGAGACATCGGGATGCAACCGCACCTCCAAACCTTGGGTGAGAGACCCTTGAATCACCAGACCGAGGGGGGCTGTATTGGTCATAAATCCCGTCCGTACCACCATTAAATTGGTTCTATCCTACATCCGAATGAGCGACAACGGGGGAGAAACTAGACTAGAAGCCAGAAATTAGATAGAAAACGGTTGAACTGGACCAGCTCAGATACGCGGTCAGCAAAGAAAATACCCCCCAGCTGGGGGGCAAACTACATCTCCTATGGAGATTGCGAATTGGTCTGGAATTAGCCGTTGATCGCTGGCGCTACCACCGGTTCAGCAGACGCCAAATCCAAGGGGAAGTTGTGCGCGTTGCGTTCGTGCATCACTTCGATCCCCAGGTTGGCCCGGTTGATCACATCCGCCCAGGTGTTAATCACCCGACCTTGGCTGTCCACGATGGACTGGTTGAAGTTGAACCCGTTCAGGTTAAAGGCCATCGTGCTGATCCCCAGCGAGGTGAACCAGATGCCCACCACCGGCCAAGCCGCCAGGAAGAAGTGCAGCGAGCGGCTGTTGTTGAAGCTGGCGTACTGGAAGATCAACCGGCCAAAGTAGCCGTGGGCTGCGACAATGCTGTAGGTTTCTTCCGTTTGGCCAAACTTGTAGCCGTAGTTTTGAGACTCCTCCTCAGTAGTCTCCCGGATCAGGGAAGAGGTCACCAGCGAACCATGCATGGCGCAGAACAGGGCACCGCCAAACACACCCGCCACCCCCAGCATGTGGAAGGGGTGCATCAGGATGTTGTGCTCCGCTTGGAACACCAGCATGAAGTTGAAGGTACCAGAAATCCCCAAGGGCATCCCATCCGAGAAGGAGCCTTGGCCAATCGGGTAAATCAGGAACACGGCAGTCGCCGCCGCCACCGGTGCCGAGTAGGCCACGCAGATCCAAGGCCGCATCCCCAACCGGTAGGACAGCTCCCACTCGCGACCCATGTAGCAGAACACCCCAATCAGGAAGTGCAGCACGATCAACTGGTAGGGGCCGCCATTGTAGAGCCACTCATCCATCGAAGCTGCTTCCCAGATGGGGTACAGGTGCAGCCCAATCGCGTTGGAGGTGGGCACCACCGCAGCCGTGATGATGTTGTTGCCATACAGCAGCGAACCCGACACCGGCTCACGAATCCCGTCAATGTCCACCGGCGGAGCCGCAATAAACGCAATGATGAAGCAAGCCGTGGCAGTCAGCAGGGTGGGGATCATCAACACGCCAAACCAGCCCACATACAGCCGGTTGTCCGTGCTGGTCACCCACTGGCAAAACTGTTCCCACAGGCTCACGCTCGAACGACGTTCCAGGGTTACAGTCATAGTCCTATAAGTCCAGTGAACGACAACAGTAGGGAAAACTCCCTGGCAGTATATTAGCCCAAACCCTGGGTTTTGTGAAGGACTGTTACAGGTTTTTTATATTTTTGTTAGCCGGGGGGCCAACCCATGTCCCGCCCGCCCAGGATATGGAGGTGCAGGTGATAGACGGTCTGACCGCCTTGGGGGCCGTCGTTGATCACCAGCCGGTAGCCTTGGGTCAGGTTTTGGGCTTGGGCTACGTGTTTGGCCGTGAGTAACAGATGTCCGAGCAGGGCCTGGTGTTCAGGTTGGGCTTCAGAAATCCGAGGAATGGGTTCTTTGGGGATCACCAGCAGGTGTACCGGCGCTTGCGGGTTGATGTCCTTGATGACGATACACAGGTCATCCTCATAAAGGATGGTGGCGGGGATTTCCCTGCGGATAATCCGGCCAAAGACGGTATCGCTGCTCATGGGGGGAAGGCCGAGAACGTCTCTTCTCTCTCAGTTTCTCAGAATCCGGTAAGCTAAAGGGGGAAATTTTAGGAAAATTGCCGACTCCATGCTCACCAAT
Coding sequences:
- a CDS encoding DUF87 domain-containing protein — encoded protein: MTNTAPLGLVIQGSLTQGLEVRLHPDVSVEDLRVGKFLVVQGRRARFFCMLTDVALGTASPRILADPPAPHNHFLTQVLAGTGTYSTITLNPMLVLVTGDGDQPMELLPVKTVPSHFSQVYEASEQDFRSVFGWEDDPHRRNFAIGRPLDMDVPICIDLDRFVERSNGIFGKSGTGKSFLTRLLLCGIIHKQAAVNLIFDMHSEYGWEAMKEGRDVSMVKGLKQLFPDQVQIYTLDPASTKRRGVPQAQELWISLDQIEVEDLELLREVLNLSEASIENANILRAEYGNQWIAQLLQLSNDDIQEFCQTRRGSPAAIMALQRKLQRLENLSYIRSASANNYVQQILRDLDAGKHVVIEFGSQSNLLAYMLATNIITRRIHSSYVKKAEKFLQSKDPSDRPRQLVITIEEAHRFLNPAVAHQTIFGTIAREMRKYFVTLLVVDQRPSGIDNEVMSQIGTRITALLNDEKDIEAIFTGVAGSQGLRSVLAKLDSKQQALVLGHAVPMPVVIQTRPYDQAFYQSLGYLDSTQQREKVLARARSARQDLGF
- the psbA gene encoding photosystem II q(b) protein; this encodes MTVTLERRSSVSLWEQFCQWVTSTDNRLYVGWFGVLMIPTLLTATACFIIAFIAAPPVDIDGIREPVSGSLLYGNNIITAAVVPTSNAIGLHLYPIWEAASMDEWLYNGGPYQLIVLHFLIGVFCYMGREWELSYRLGMRPWICVAYSAPVAAATAVFLIYPIGQGSFSDGMPLGISGTFNFMLVFQAEHNILMHPFHMLGVAGVFGGALFCAMHGSLVTSSLIRETTEEESQNYGYKFGQTEETYSIVAAHGYFGRLIFQYASFNNSRSLHFFLAAWPVVGIWFTSLGISTMAFNLNGFNFNQSIVDSQGRVINTWADVINRANLGIEVMHERNAHNFPLDLASAEPVVAPAING
- a CDS encoding histidine triad nucleotide-binding protein, which codes for MSSDTVFGRIIRREIPATILYEDDLCIVIKDINPQAPVHLLVIPKEPIPRISEAQPEHQALLGHLLLTAKHVAQAQNLTQGYRLVINDGPQGGQTVYHLHLHILGGRDMGWPPG